gctctgcacctGCCCAGTGATTCATAGAAGGCCCTTTCCCCCACTTCAAGCTttgggtaaggttgatttgattgcCTCCCTCTTGTTCCTTCTGTAGAGCTTTATTCCCTTGTTCCTGACATAGCTCTTCACTCACTTCTTGCTTAGCCAATGGGAAGGCCCTATGTTCTAGTTTGCCTTAGgtgtcaaaatgtattgggccagcccccTGACGCTTGGTTGCAGGGAGTGTATCTCTAGTGCCCATGACTTTCTAGCTTACAAAAAGTTGGCAACTCCTCTACTGCTGGTTCAGTTTCTACAGCATGTCAGAATAGTGAAACAGTGAAGCAGAGATAAGAAGAATTAATTGTTTCAGATGTCAGAAATGATTAATGCTTTGCTCTTTAGAGGGAGATACATTCGCGAtgtaagcattttattttattttactacaGTAAGCTttgagggagctgttgggagttaTGCAAGCTGTACCCTTAGTTTCACCTTCGTGTTGAGAAACTGTTATGCGTGTGCATGTATGTGCGAATACACACTTGTGAGGGGCACTATTTTCAATGACAAATTCAATTTTCATCAGTTCCAATTCTGCATTGTTTACCGATCGACGCTTTGCTACCCTTTTAGACTCATCAGAAAGAAACGAGACTTCATCATGGCTGAACATGAGAATGTAAAAGCAGCCTGCTGGATTCAGGCCAGTGgcagcctatctagtccagcatttggttctcacagtggccaaccagatgtctgtgggaagcctccGAGTTGGACATGAACACAGCAGCCCTCTCTCCACCTGTGATGGCCAGAAATTCAGAGACATCCTGCCTTCGACAGCTCTGTTGCCTGCAAGCAGTACCTGTGAACACAAACCTATCCTCATTAAAGTAACACACTGCAGCTCAGACCTCAGCttgagttctagcaccacctatggatgaaataaaataaatcctgacTGCTTATCTCCCAACACACAAAATAAGGCGGAATGGGATGCATTCCCCTTCCCCAGCTATCTGCTGCAAACATCCTTTGCAAACGAAACTTGTTAATATCAGAAAGCAGATTGCTGGCTCAAATTCTTTCAGTGAAATGGTGCAATGTGGGCTAATACAACATGGTCCTCCAAGCCCAACATAGCAAACCTCTGGTGGGCTGCACTGCATGGCTGGCTGCGCTCAGCGGGTCACACGTTGTGCAGGTGTGATCTTGTTAATTAGAACCCCCAAATGATACATTGACTGTAGCTGCTTTTGTTGAAAGTTGCAGAAATGGGAGTGACCTGTGcttcagttttttttttaaaaaatctgcccaTATAGTCAGGAACACACACAATGAAATctgctcattacagtggtacctcaggttaagtacttaattcatttgggaggtctgtttttaacctgaaactgttcttaacctgaagcaccactttagctaatggggcctcctgctcccgctgcgctgccgccacccaatttctgttcttatcctgaagcaaagttcttaacctgaggtaatatttctgggttagcggagtctttaacctgaagcatatgtaacccgaggtaccactgtattgccaaacCGCCCCAGcgggtttgtacagtggtaccttgggttacagatgcttcagattatgcgattttgggttgcgcaccgcgccgaacctggaagtaccagaacaggtttcTTCCGGATTTCGGCACtcgtgcagaagtgctaaatcacgctttgcgtatgcgcagaagcgctgaatcacgacccgcacatgcgcagatcacattcgcaagccgaggttccactgtacggcATTGAGATACGATGTTCTGCCCCATGGCTGGTGACAGAGAGTATGCATGGAATGCCTGAAATAAGTGAGCTTACTGCACTGAAACCCGCAAATCACAAATATAGCTTGACTTGTGCACTGAACGTAGCTGCCCCaggccacacttctgtttggctGCAAGGGAGGACGGCACACAATTCCAGTTTATGCTGTGGTTCAAGAGCTGTTCCCTCGGGTTCCAATACAGACTATCCAATATTCAAAAAGGAGTCGACCGGCTTTTGCTTTGAGCAAAATCCCCAGGTCATGtcatcttatttttattgttcgGCTCCTATATCTTCAACAGGACCAAGGCAGGTTTTCCTTACCGCTTTCCAATCTTTTAATGTAGCAGCATCTAAGCCTTAgaactccctgtctattgacATTAGACAGACTCCTTTGCAATACTCGGTTGGCGCCTGCTTAGAACATTTTCTTTTGGACAGGCCTATCCAGACATTAAGAAGTTACTGTTGTTTTTAACCATTTGTtgaatattttcaaatatttaacttttaaaaaatgttatatatatttttgtaaaccgcttaggttttttacaatcaagtggtatataaattttgttcctTTATCTATTTCCAGTGATGGCTGGGACCCAGACAGAAAGGTCAACCCCCCCCCTCTACTGAGTTCTATGATGGCAATACTGAGACTGacaaggaagctgacagccagtgctGGATTGGCTTTAAGAAGGTTGGCTGGATGCAGATCCGGTGCTTTTGCAGCAGTGCTCCTTTCTCCCTATAGGACTAGCATCTTCTGCCCATTTCCATGCACATCAAGCTATCATCAAAGATGCAGAAATTCAgccagtaaaaaaaattaaagtgttGGACCTCCCCCCTCAAACCCTGTTTTTGGAGCGAACCCTGCAGTCTCGGATTACTTAGTCCTACCAAAATCTCTGCATAATTGCAATTACACTACAATTCGGCACAGGATTACAGTCCAAGGCTGTGCCgttatttcaaaatatattatATTTACTTTGAACATGATTGTGGAAAGCCTGGGAAATGAAAGCCAATGCGGAATtgaaagtaaaacaacaacacactcttCCCTGAAATTCGCTGGGTTACAAACATCGTGACTGGAGTTGGCTGTGAAGCTGGGAGATAATTTCAGTGCAACTTCTTTTGCTATGTGTATTTTAAGGCTGTGACCTTCAAATGGGGCAAGAGGTGTAGGAGGGACAGTATTTGCTACCCAGCAGCTGTGAAATATTGTGCTGTGCACCAAACGAACAATCTAGCGCAGGAACGGGCAAGAGACGAACCGTGTGTAATGAATACTGCACCTCACTGGGTGGCACTTGTTTGTAGACTCTCATACTTTCTCCGCTCCCTGGTCTCAAAAGCATAACCATCACTAAGCCTGTTAAAACATGcacgcaatacagtggtacctcggttctcgaatgtaatccatcccagaagaccgttcgagttccgaaacattcgaaaactgaggctgTTGGCAAATTcagttgagaaaattgaaaaacacacagaagccattcgacttctgacGCGTggtcgaaaacggaagcattcacttccgggttttcggcattcgagttccgaaatgttcgtcaacggagacatttgagaactgaggtaccactgtattctgtaagGAGGGGCTCTATTTGCAGTAAGGCATGGAATGCAGGGGCAGTCAACACGGTGCCCTAAGAacgttgtgggactacaactcccatcagcccccaagtCGGTCtggccgatggtcagggatgatgggagctatagtccgaCAACAGCTGGGCTACCCCTGGAGTGAAGCAATGAACCGGCACAACACCAGGGATCGCTTCGCCTTCTGTACTCTAATCTGGATCCAGGGCCGAATCTGATGTGCTAACTGAGCGCTGAGCAAATGTGCTGCTCTTGAACTAATCTGGTATGGAGTCTGCAGGACACAGCAAACTTGCACCACTTTGGATAATGGAGTAGACTTGCTTGGGCACGTCGGCGtgagaaggggaggaaaagatGGGAGGAGGGGGCACCGAGGTGGCCACAGTGATGCTCTGGTCCTCATCGCTCACCACTGTCACCTCCCCGGCCCCTTCCTGAATCAAAGCATTGAGTCCTTCCAAGTCGGAGCAGCTGATTTCGGCACCGCTGATGAAAGCCTGGGTAGCTGAGGCTTCGTGGCTGCCGACGGGGATGTCGGGAATCAGAGTCTGGCTGGGCGTGCTTCTGTCCACTGGACTGTGGGTTGTGAGGAGCACGGCCGGTTGGCCCATCGAAATGCTTTCCGCTTGAGACCCcgggggcagagggggagccagCAAGCTCACTTGCTGCAGGATTTGCAACTGGCCGTTGCCAGACAGATCTTCTTGGTTCTGGCTTATTAAGGCTGGCGGCACAATGTTCACGGAAGCCGCTTGCACCAGACCGCCGGCTTGCGGTACCTGATGTCCGACGATGATCTTCACCTGCCCTTTGCCGTAAGACGAAGCTTGCAGCGGGACCTGGAGGTGGCTGACGGTAATAGGGGCGCCGGCTGGCCTCGTGGGGTCCACCTGGAACTGCAAAACGGCCAGCTCCGTGTTCTTAGTCCCATTGTACTCAACGTGCTGCCTCTTGTGGCTCCGCAAGGAGTCTTCCCGGACAAACGAGGCCTCGCAGAGATCACACTTGAAAGCTTTCTTGGCCTCTAGCCTGGCCACTTGCCTGGAGCCGCCTTCCTTCGGCCGGTCTCCTTCCCCCTTCTCGGCCGCCTTCTTCTTGGCCCTGACCTTGTCCCCATGCGCCTTCTTCATGTGCGTGGTGAGGTTGCTGCGCTGCTTGGTGTCAAAGCTGCAGAACTCGCACTTGAACGGGCGGTCCTTGAAGTGGATCCTCTCATGCACCTTGAGGGTGGCCTTGTTGGAGCAGGAGTAGCTGCACTCTGAGCATTTCACCGGCTGCTCGGGCTGGTGGGTGCGCAGGTGGTGCCGGAGGCTGGTCTTGTTCCCGCACTGGAACTCGCACTCGAGGCACCGGTAGGCGTTCTCCATGCTGTGCTTGATGCGGATGTGCGACTTCAGGTTGCCCTTCATGGCGCAGCGCACATCGCAGTAGtcgcacttgtagggcttctcccccgtgtgcacGCGCATGTGCCTCTTCAAGTCCGAGTTGATTTTGAATTTGGCGCTGCAGAGGCGGCACTGGAAGGGAGCGTCTCCTGTCCGTGAGAAAAGCGTTTTGAATTAGGGGCGTTTGGACCAAGAGATGCAAGACAATAAGGATAAATTCCAATGGATTTGCATTGGTGTTTCTGAAaggtgatgatgatttatttactgCCCTTTATAGGAAGTGTCGAACACTAAAAACATATTTTACagagtataataataaaaaacaaagaataaaaacagACAGCATAATAAAATTAATCATAATAACAGTACCCACCTGCAACacatttaacaggccatagattatttaatggccaaaggcctggggtaaagaggaaagtttttgccggccgtctaaagacatgtaatgatggtgccaggcgaacctctctagggagagcattccacagatggggagccaccacagaaaaggccccttcttgtgttgTATCCCTACAAACCTCTTGGGGAGAGGGGGACATAGAGAAGTGCAAGTTCTGgggtggttcatatggggagagatggTCCTTAAGGTACTGAGGCCCTGAGCTGTGTATGGCTTTATAGGTCAATGCCAACACTttggattgggcccagaaactaattggcagccagtgtagttgggccaggattggtattATATTCTCAAACTGTCTTGTTCTGGTGAGCAATCTGGAGCTAGCCCATGAACATGAGGAGACTCCTGCTAGCTCAGACTAAAACACCACTACGTCTAGGATTCTCTTCCCATAGCTGCCATCCCAT
The Podarcis raffonei isolate rPodRaf1 chromosome 6, rPodRaf1.pri, whole genome shotgun sequence DNA segment above includes these coding regions:
- the ZFP64 gene encoding zinc finger protein 64 isoform X2, which gives rise to MKDMERHLRTHTGDKPHKCEVCGKSFSRKDKLKMHMRSHSGVKPYKCKHCDYAASESSSLNKHQRIHSNERPFKCQICPYASRNSSQLTVHLRSHTGDAPFQCRLCSAKFKINSDLKRHMRVHTGEKPYKCDYCDVRCAMKGNLKSHIRIKHSMENAYRCLECEFQCGNKTSLRHHLRTHQPEQPVKCSECSYSCSNKATLKVHERIHFKDRPFKCEFCSFDTKQRSNLTTHMKKAHGDKVRAKKKAAEKGEGDRPKEGGSRQVARLEAKKAFKCDLCEASFVREDSLRSHKRQHVEYNGTKNTELAVLQFQVDPTRPAGAPITVSHLQVPLQASSYGKGQVKIIVGHQVPQAGGLVQAASVNIVPPALISQNQEDLSGNGQLQILQQVSLLAPPLPPGSQAESISMGQPAVLLTTHSPVDRSTPSQTLIPDIPVGSHEASATQAFISGAEISCSDLEGLNALIQEGAGEVTVVSDEDQSITVATSVPPPPIFSSPSHADVPKQVYSIIQSGASLLCPADSIPD
- the ZFP64 gene encoding zinc finger protein 64 isoform X1; the encoded protein is MNPSAATGQPFASPVQFPGGTTVLVELTPDIHICGLCKQQFNNLDAFVAHKRSGCQLSGTTAETTSTVQFVAEETVPATQTQTTTRTITSETQTITVSAPEFVFEHGYQTYLPGESSEPQPAAVVTTTPKPRARKSATSGAQKKLNCCYPGCQFKTSYGMKDMERHLRTHTGDKPHKCEVCGKSFSRKDKLKMHMRSHSGVKPYKCKHCDYAASESSSLNKHQRIHSNERPFKCQICPYASRNSSQLTVHLRSHTGDAPFQCRLCSAKFKINSDLKRHMRVHTGEKPYKCDYCDVRCAMKGNLKSHIRIKHSMENAYRCLECEFQCGNKTSLRHHLRTHQPEQPVKCSECSYSCSNKATLKVHERIHFKDRPFKCEFCSFDTKQRSNLTTHMKKAHGDKVRAKKKAAEKGEGDRPKEGGSRQVARLEAKKAFKCDLCEASFVREDSLRSHKRQHVEYNGTKNTELAVLQFQVDPTRPAGAPITVSHLQVPLQASSYGKGQVKIIVGHQVPQAGGLVQAASVNIVPPALISQNQEDLSGNGQLQILQQVSLLAPPLPPGSQAESISMGQPAVLLTTHSPVDRSTPSQTLIPDIPVGSHEASATQAFISGAEISCSDLEGLNALIQEGAGEVTVVSDEDQSITVATSVPPPPIFSSPSHADVPKQVYSIIQSGASLLCPADSIPD